From Providencia sp. R33, a single genomic window includes:
- a CDS encoding SpvB/TcaC N-terminal domain-containing protein: MEKQSGVNIAPLSLPKGGGSSQGMGENIANAGPSGMSSMSIPLPLSSGRTYSPSISLSYSSGAGNGAFGLGWQVGLFTISLRTQHGVPRYAGKDQFLSPSGELLVIALNTLGAADIQRRTELQGVPLSSTHLVTTYQPRVIEDNSRLEYWQPSREVDEKPFWVVYTPDGNIHFLGKTKQARIHSSENTNQIAQWLIEETITPTGEHVYYQYKTENLANCDEQEQVRAPGAIGAQRYLWQVSYGNIQVDKTPFILRDAPIQANSWLFHAVFDYGERSIIATDKPDYHEQSLWFCRPDCFSRFEYGFEIRTRRLCHQVFMFHRVDLLSGATASEQPPELVARVVFEYDLQPTFATLVAVKQIGHEIDGTIITRAPLEFDYQHQEPPKADKWTEFTALRYFNSQQPYQLVDLLGEGISGILYQTLEAWWYRSPERDAITGENAVSYTEPTALVQTPSLKQNAVLMDFTGDGQLDWVVAQPGLEGYYSQKPDGHWTQFIPISAFPTEYFHANSQLIDLTGDGITDLVLIGPKSVRIYPNTRGGFAAGELTIQPAGIILPIANTETLVGFSDLLGSGQQHLVAINAEGVTCWANLGYGQFSSPRKLNGFHMPKAEFNPNFIYLVDIDGSGYVDLIYVQPTQILVYCNEGGNRFSEPYTLALPNGVQFDNTCMLQAADVTGMGVVSLILTVPHQAPYHWKLDFASEKAWLLNTINNNMGAETTLRYRSSAQFWLDEKAKLRQMNLPVTSHLPFPIHILWQTQSVDEITQNSLISSVRYEQGVWDRVEREFRGFGYLETLDTDERAQGNAPERTAPILTKSWFLTGKKVVDQQQYSYFWKGDPHAFGHLYPRYTQWVDDKDILLDAYPNGSEYWLSRSLKGMPLRTEVFGLDGSEKQDIPYNIAEFRLQSRLIPTTSSQYVTQVSQIEERTYTYERMTSDPQCAQSIIVEQDLFGSPLKDITIAYPRRPKPINDPYPTTLPTTTVGSSYDEQQAILRLVIKQSRWHQLISSDTYVLGIVDCQRSDAFEFDATEVPKEGITLETLIADNGLLGKHHSSAYLGQQRIVYTDGKQEFVEPVFPVLVAYTETAVLDEHALKAFDGHIGKEELIQYLHKGGYVQKPQLLGNSTELVWCARQGYTDYGDAKEFWRPLATRSTLLTGKTHYRWSQHYCVIIATEDAAGMTTYAQYDYRFMSPIQIQDINSNQSYVALDALGRVTSTRFWGTENGLPCGYSPPSDKPFKAPLTVEDILSLPKGTPVSQAIVYQDDSWMYQIDKTHGLPPEFKISIAKKIGVLALRRLRKYCALKQSTFTPLTTGTRIPPHFCTITTDRYDNDPEQQLRQQVVFFDGFGRELQTAVRHEAGNAYVRNHLGALDCDSQGKLIERFTPTRWAVTGKTEYNNKGLAVRTYQPYFLNDWRYVSDASSRSDLYADTVYYDPLGRASQVLTAKNYLRRTQIFPWFTVEEDENDTLEG, translated from the coding sequence ATGGAAAAACAATCTGGTGTTAATATCGCGCCATTATCACTTCCGAAAGGGGGTGGAAGCAGTCAAGGTATGGGGGAAAATATTGCCAATGCGGGGCCAAGTGGCATGTCATCAATGTCAATTCCACTTCCTTTATCTTCGGGGCGTACCTATTCACCTTCTATATCATTGTCCTACAGTAGCGGCGCAGGAAATGGTGCCTTTGGCTTAGGCTGGCAAGTGGGGTTGTTCACTATTAGCCTCAGAACACAACACGGTGTTCCCCGTTATGCAGGTAAAGACCAATTTTTGTCTCCATCAGGTGAATTACTGGTGATAGCGCTCAACACATTGGGGGCTGCCGATATACAACGGCGCACAGAATTACAAGGCGTGCCTCTATCATCAACACATTTAGTCACCACCTATCAACCGAGAGTGATTGAAGATAATAGCCGCTTAGAATATTGGCAACCGAGTCGTGAAGTCGATGAAAAACCATTCTGGGTTGTTTATACACCCGATGGAAATATTCATTTTCTCGGTAAGACGAAACAGGCGCGTATTCACTCTTCTGAAAATACGAATCAGATTGCACAATGGCTTATTGAGGAAACAATTACGCCTACTGGGGAACATGTTTATTATCAATATAAAACCGAAAACCTCGCTAATTGTGATGAACAAGAGCAGGTGCGGGCCCCTGGGGCTATCGGTGCACAACGTTACTTGTGGCAAGTGTCTTATGGCAACATTCAAGTCGATAAAACGCCGTTTATTCTGAGAGATGCTCCTATTCAAGCCAATAGTTGGCTGTTTCATGCGGTCTTTGATTATGGTGAGCGCAGTATCATTGCTACGGATAAGCCAGATTATCATGAGCAATCACTTTGGTTTTGTCGGCCTGATTGTTTTTCACGGTTTGAATATGGCTTTGAAATAAGGACTCGTCGACTTTGCCACCAAGTCTTTATGTTTCATCGGGTCGATTTGTTATCAGGGGCCACTGCTTCTGAACAACCGCCTGAATTAGTCGCCCGTGTGGTATTTGAATATGATTTACAACCAACATTCGCCACGCTGGTGGCTGTAAAACAAATCGGGCATGAAATCGACGGGACAATTATTACGAGGGCACCATTAGAGTTTGATTATCAACATCAAGAGCCCCCTAAAGCCGATAAATGGACAGAATTTACGGCATTACGTTATTTCAATTCACAGCAGCCTTATCAGCTAGTTGATTTACTTGGCGAGGGAATTTCAGGTATTTTATACCAAACGCTTGAAGCTTGGTGGTATCGCTCTCCTGAACGGGACGCTATCACTGGGGAAAATGCAGTGAGTTATACAGAACCCACAGCATTAGTACAAACACCATCGTTAAAACAAAATGCTGTCTTGATGGATTTCACGGGGGATGGTCAATTAGATTGGGTGGTTGCTCAACCTGGTCTTGAAGGTTATTACAGCCAAAAACCTGATGGTCATTGGACTCAATTTATTCCAATATCTGCATTTCCGACAGAATACTTTCATGCTAACTCACAACTAATTGATTTAACAGGTGATGGTATTACCGATCTTGTTTTAATTGGTCCTAAAAGTGTGCGTATTTATCCCAATACACGCGGGGGATTTGCGGCTGGTGAACTCACAATACAACCCGCGGGCATTATTTTACCCATTGCCAATACAGAAACATTAGTCGGATTTAGCGATCTTTTAGGGTCGGGACAACAACATTTGGTTGCCATTAATGCAGAAGGAGTCACTTGTTGGGCTAACTTAGGTTATGGGCAGTTTAGCTCGCCTCGCAAGCTCAATGGCTTTCATATGCCAAAAGCTGAATTTAACCCGAATTTTATCTATCTTGTTGATATCGATGGTTCTGGTTATGTGGATTTGATTTATGTACAACCGACTCAAATTTTAGTTTATTGCAATGAAGGTGGTAATCGCTTTAGCGAACCTTATACGCTCGCGCTACCAAATGGCGTGCAATTTGATAATACGTGCATGTTGCAAGCCGCTGATGTGACTGGCATGGGGGTCGTTAGCTTAATCTTAACGGTTCCTCATCAAGCTCCTTACCACTGGAAATTGGATTTTGCTTCAGAAAAAGCGTGGCTATTAAACACAATCAATAACAATATGGGCGCTGAAACTACCCTAAGATATCGAAGTTCAGCACAATTTTGGCTTGATGAAAAAGCCAAGCTACGGCAAATGAATTTACCTGTAACATCACATCTTCCATTTCCTATTCATATTTTATGGCAGACGCAAAGTGTAGATGAAATCACACAAAACAGCCTGATCAGTAGTGTACGTTATGAGCAAGGGGTTTGGGACCGTGTTGAGCGTGAGTTTCGAGGTTTTGGTTATTTAGAAACCCTTGATACTGATGAACGCGCCCAAGGTAATGCACCTGAGCGTACAGCGCCAATACTGACAAAAAGTTGGTTTCTAACGGGAAAAAAAGTCGTTGATCAACAACAATACTCGTATTTCTGGAAAGGGGATCCCCACGCATTTGGCCATTTATACCCACGTTATACGCAATGGGTCGATGATAAAGATATATTGCTAGATGCTTACCCTAATGGGAGCGAATATTGGCTTTCCCGAAGCTTGAAAGGGATGCCACTTCGTACAGAAGTGTTTGGTTTGGATGGTAGCGAAAAACAAGATATTCCCTACAATATCGCTGAATTTCGATTACAATCGCGTTTAATTCCCACCACATCATCCCAATATGTCACTCAAGTTTCGCAAATAGAAGAAAGAACCTATACTTACGAACGGATGACTTCTGACCCACAATGTGCCCAATCGATTATTGTCGAACAAGACTTATTTGGCTCACCCCTTAAAGACATCACAATTGCCTATCCTCGTAGGCCAAAACCAATAAATGACCCATATCCGACAACACTCCCCACAACAACAGTGGGGAGCAGCTATGATGAACAACAAGCTATTTTACGTTTAGTCATAAAACAATCACGATGGCATCAATTAATCTCCTCAGATACCTATGTTTTAGGCATTGTGGATTGTCAACGTAGCGATGCATTTGAGTTTGATGCAACCGAAGTACCAAAAGAAGGCATTACGCTAGAAACGCTAATCGCTGACAATGGTCTACTTGGAAAACATCATTCTTCAGCATATTTGGGCCAACAACGAATTGTTTATACCGATGGTAAACAAGAATTTGTTGAGCCTGTTTTTCCTGTTCTCGTGGCTTACACTGAAACTGCGGTATTAGATGAGCATGCATTAAAAGCATTTGATGGACATATTGGCAAAGAGGAGCTTATTCAATATCTACATAAGGGTGGCTATGTACAAAAACCACAATTATTAGGCAATTCTACTGAATTGGTTTGGTGCGCTCGTCAAGGGTATACCGATTATGGGGATGCAAAGGAATTTTGGCGGCCATTGGCCACTCGAAGCACGTTGTTGACAGGCAAAACACATTATCGTTGGAGCCAACATTACTGCGTGATCATTGCGACGGAAGATGCTGCGGGTATGACAACATATGCACAGTATGATTATCGGTTTATGTCGCCAATTCAAATTCAAGATATCAATAGTAACCAGAGCTATGTTGCATTGGATGCTCTAGGGCGAGTCACTTCTACGCGTTTTTGGGGAACAGAAAATGGCTTACCTTGTGGCTACAGCCCTCCTTCAGATAAACCGTTTAAGGCACCATTAACGGTTGAAGACATTCTAAGCTTACCGAAAGGCACTCCTGTTTCCCAAGCAATTGTTTACCAAGACGATAGTTGGATGTATCAGATTGATAAAACACATGGTCTACCCCCAGAATTTAAAATATCAATTGCGAAAAAAATAGGTGTTTTAGCATTGCGTCGGTTGAGAAAGTATTGCGCTTTAAAGCAAAGCACGTTTACGCCTTTGACTACAGGTACTCGCATCCCCCCTCATTTCTGTACGATTACGACTGACCGTTATGATAATGATCCTGAACAACAGCTGCGCCAACAAGTTGTCTTTTTTGACGGGTTTGGGCGTGAATTACAAACTGCTGTACGCCATGAAGCTGGAAATGCCTATGTGCGTAATCATTTAGGCGCTCTAGATTGTGACTCTCAGGGGAAATTAATCGAGCGTTTTACACCAACTCGCTGGGCGGTAACAGGAAAAACGGAATACAACAACAAAGGCCTTGCTGTCAGAACTTATCAACCTTATTTCCTTAATGACTGGCGTTATGTCAGCGACGCTAGTAGTCGTAGTGATCTGTATGCCGATACCGTCTATTACGACCCTTTGGGAAGAGCCAGCCAAGTGCTGACGGCTAAAAATTATTTACGACGTACGCAAATTTTCCCATGGTTTACGGTTGAAGAAGATGAAAATGACACGTTAGAAGGCTAA